A DNA window from Archocentrus centrarchus isolate MPI-CPG fArcCen1 chromosome 15, fArcCen1, whole genome shotgun sequence contains the following coding sequences:
- the LOC115793510 gene encoding LOW QUALITY PROTEIN: transmembrane protein 121 (The sequence of the model RefSeq protein was modified relative to this genomic sequence to represent the inferred CDS: inserted 3 bases in 3 codons): MVPPPPTNKPHXCLSTILIMSSMALIDAYLVEQNHGPARLAICIMVMVGDICFLIVLRYVAVWVGAEVRTAKRGYAMILWFLYIFVLEIKVYFVYQNYKADRKSLDALARKALTLLLSICIPVLFXVLVAIDHMEYVRAFXKREEIRNRLFWVVVDLLDILDIQANLWEPQKKGLPLWAEGLMFFYCYILLLVLPCVSLSEISMQGINIVPHKMLLYPILSLVTINIITLFIRGGNMILYRDARVSGILIGKNILAIILKTCSFVQYRRQLQNAPPAFGVELQKNSVAHARPAPTPPQVVMQDQTPLPEVTTCEHT, encoded by the exons ATGGTACCCCCGCCTCCCACCAACAAACCCC GTTGCTTGTCCACCATTCTGATCATGAGCAGCATGGCACTGATTGATGCCTACCTGGTGGAGCAAAATCACGGTCCCGCAAGATTGGCAATCTGCATCATGGTGATGGTGGGAGACATCTGCTTCTTAATTGTTTTGCGTTACGTGGCAGTGTGGGTGGGCGCTGAGGTGCGCACAGCAAAGCGAGGCTACGCCATGATTCTCTGGTTCCTTTACATCTTCGTGCTGGAGATCAAGGTCTACTTTGTATATCAAAACTACAAAGCAGATAGGAAGAGCTTGGACGCTCTCGCAAGGAAAGCCTTGACGTTGCTGCTGTCTATTTGCATCCCagtgctgt gtgtgctggTAGCTATCGACCACATGGAGTATGTCCGAGCCT AAAAGCGCGAGGAGATCCGTAACCGTCTCTTCTGGGTGGTGGTGGACTTACTGGACATATTGGACATCCAAGCTAACCTGTGGGAGCCACAAAAGAAAGGGCTTCCTCTGTGGGCTGAGGGCCTGATGTTCTTCTACTGCTACATCCTCCTGCTCGTGCTGCCCTGTGTGTCCTTGAGTGAGATCAGCATGCAGGGCATCAACATTGTCCCCCACAAGATGCTCCTGTACCCCATCCTCAGCCTTGTGACCATTAACATCATCACTCTCTTCATCCGTGGGGGGAACATGATTTTGTACAGGGACGCCAGGGTATCTGGGATCCTAATAGGAAAGAACATCTTGGCCATCATCCTAAAGACCTGCAGCTTTGTGCAGTACAGGAGACAGTTGCAGAATGCTCCTCCTGCCTTCGGGGTCGAGCTGCAGAAAAACTCAGTGGCCCACGCTCGCCCTGCCCCCACCCCTCCTCAAGTGGTAATGCAGGACCAGACACCCCTCCCCGAGGTGACGACTTGCGAACACACATGA